CGATATGCTCTCCTTATGGACATCCAGGCCGCAACAAATGGGGTGCACTGTTCCAATAATTTTGCTATCTTCACGCTGAGTCATGGTTTTCCTCCTGATTAAAAGTTTTTTGGGAAATTCTTTTGTCAGTGGATTACCGTGACTCACTCCTGTATCGCAACAGCAATATTTTCATCCTTCGTTGTGCCCGTGCCGGGCATGGTGGTTAGAAACAGAATGCCGGGTTATTTTATCGCCACATTAAACGGACGTCTCGACGGAATAACTCATGCTGATTGCGAAGAGGCTATTGCACCGATCCTCGTTCCGTCAACAAAAGCGATCCTGTTCGACATGACCGACCTGGATTACATCAGCAGTATGGGATTGCGCGTTATTTTAAAGACCAGGAAGTACATTGAGAAAGAAGGTGGCAGTTTCCATATGATCAATCTGCAACCACAAATCGAAAAGATCTTTGAAATTGCCAATATGCTGCATGGCATGAAGCTTTTTGCTAGCGTTAAAGAGGCCGACGATTATTTCGATGCCATGCAGAAAAAATATTCATCCGTCTCATGAGTCCCTTTCGCATGGTTGAAGGATAAGGGAACGGCTTTTCAGGTCATCGAGGGCATCGAGTCCACCTGCTTGTTGTAAAGAGCAGAAGCAGAGCATTATTATTGCGCGGAAACTACTTGGAACTGTGGATGACAGACAAAGCCGGCATGAGCTCTCTTCCAGGGAGGAATATTTCGGAACTTAGTTTATTGGAAAAATATTTATCCCAGTTTACTTATGGGATATTTTCCGTAACCAAGCCGTATTGTTTTAATTCTGGATTATCGTATTCTTTCTTATTAATGTTGCCTAAAAAGTTGGCAATCTATAAAACCGCATTTAATTTTTAACAGTTCGAAACCTCTTTCCACAAAGATCCGTGAAGTTATCAACAAGCCCTGTGGATACACGTGAATAAAACCTTGATTTATTGCGTCTTTCTCTGAAAACATCTTCCTTTTTCAACCATCCGTTTTTATTTTTAAGAATTAGTGAGAGCATCCCTTGGAGATAGCCATAGAAAGGGGGATGGGCACATGGAGGTGATCGAGTGAAATCGCCTTAATTTTAACCCATTCAGTCATAATGATCCATGCTAAAAAATGTCATTCTCCAATGATCTTTACAAGCACTCTCTTTTTTCTCCGTCCATCAAATTCTCCGTAGAATATCTGTTCCCAAGGCCCAAAATCAAGTTTACCATCAGTGATAGCAACAACAACCTCTCTTCCCATGATTTGCCTCTTCAAATGAGCGTCTCCGTTGTCTTCACCTGTCCGGTTGTGCTGGTATCCTGAAATTGGTTCATGCGGTGCGAGATTTTCCAGCCATTTTTCATAATCCTGATGCAAACCAGGCTCATCGTCATTTATGAAGATTGAGGCTGTTATATGCATTGCGTTAACAAGTATAAGGCCTTCAGAAACACCGCTTTCTTTCAGGCATTGCTCTACTTGGTCCGTAATGTTGATAAACCCTCTTCTGACAGGAACATTGAACCACAATTCTTTCCGATAAGATTTCATGAAGCACACCTCCAAATTTTTTATTTTATGATGTCAACCAACAAGGAAGGAGTCTCTTATCCTTAAATTTCATATATTTTTGAAGGTTTCGGAAAATTTAAAGAAGTTCTATGGCTCGCATTTTGCATTCGTCATGAAGCAAAAAGCCAATAATGCTGTCATACTGAGCCTCATCAATCTCGATGTGAGCAACGGAAGGCATCAGAGTTACGGCCATACCCCGATCCTACGGGTGGATTACGATTCGGGGAATTTATAAAAAAGTTGAAGTTTTGCACCGATGCCAACCCGGGGTATGCCTTTCATTACGAGATCGATTTTATCAATTTTCTGTAAAAATGACGTCGAAACGAGCCAGGGGCGTAGAGAATAGTAGAGAATAAAAAAGGGATTACATTT
This portion of the Syntrophus gentianae genome encodes:
- a CDS encoding STAS domain-containing protein — its product is MVVRNRMPGYFIATLNGRLDGITHADCEEAIAPILVPSTKAILFDMTDLDYISSMGLRVILKTRKYIEKEGGSFHMINLQPQIEKIFEIANMLHGMKLFASVKEADDYFDAMQKKYSSVS
- a CDS encoding secondary thiamine-phosphate synthase enzyme YjbQ — its product is MKSYRKELWFNVPVRRGFINITDQVEQCLKESGVSEGLILVNAMHITASIFINDDEPGLHQDYEKWLENLAPHEPISGYQHNRTGEDNGDAHLKRQIMGREVVVAITDGKLDFGPWEQIFYGEFDGRRKKRVLVKIIGE